GGTTGAGCAATGATAGATGAGAGAGGAGAGCCATGGACTGGGAGCCGGCGACGGTTACTCGGGATGCTCGCAACTGGCGGAACAGCCACGCTGGTCGGCTGTTCGACTGGCGGAGAGACGGAATCAAGTACAGCCGAAAGTGGGGGCGAAGCCGCCGGGTCGACCGACGGCTCGCTGTCAGTCGTTGTCAGTTCGAAAGGCTACACAGAGCAGTTGAACCTCGGGTACATCGCCTACGAATTGCTCGCCAACAACACGGGTGTGAGTCTTGTGGACGAAACCGGCTTCGGCGGGAACGCTGCACACGCCGAAGCGTATCAGGCCGGCGACATCCACGCGTACTACGATTACATGGGGTCACTGTGGGCTGCGCACCCGCCCAAGCACGACGAAGCCGACTTCGAGACACCTGACGAGCAGTACGAAGCGCTGAAGTCCGAGATGGAGTCGGAACACCCGATACGGATTCTCGACCGTGCGGACTGGCAGAACACATGGGCCGTGTTCATCCGCGAGGACGCTATCGAAGGGACCAGTATCGAGACAATCAGTGACCTCGCCGGTTACGTCAACGACGGGAACTACGACATTAGACCGGCGTTTGGCGACGGATTCAGGACTCGTAGCGACGGCTTCGATGCTTTGCTTGAATACTACGGGTTTGAGGGCGAGCATGTGGAGCGCTGGGAGGCAGAACAGGAGTTCATCGAGGCGGCGTCGGCGCAGGCGGCTGGCACGGCCGTCGACGAAGGCTACGCCGATCTCAGCTTCGGGTACAGCACCAGCGCGTGGCTCACAACCGTTGAAGACATCGTGTACCTCGATGACGACCGGAACTTCTGGCCGTTTTTCCACCCGGTCGGCGTCGTTCACGAGGACGTCGCGACGGACGCCGTGGTGTCGGCGCTGAACAAGATGCCGGACGCCATTCCGGACGCGAAAACGATGCAAGAGCTGAACAGTCACGCA
The genomic region above belongs to Haloarcula hispanica ATCC 33960 and contains:
- a CDS encoding glycine betaine ABC transporter substrate-binding protein, which codes for MIDERGEPWTGSRRRLLGMLATGGTATLVGCSTGGETESSTAESGGEAAGSTDGSLSVVVSSKGYTEQLNLGYIAYELLANNTGVSLVDETGFGGNAAHAEAYQAGDIHAYYDYMGSLWAAHPPKHDEADFETPDEQYEALKSEMESEHPIRILDRADWQNTWAVFIREDAIEGTSIETISDLAGYVNDGNYDIRPAFGDGFRTRSDGFDALLEYYGFEGEHVERWEAEQEFIEAASAQAAGTAVDEGYADLSFGYSTSAWLTTVEDIVYLDDDRNFWPFFHPVGVVHEDVATDAVVSALNKMPDAIPDAKTMQELNSHATEVGSQQAVVDHLTANGFI